From Verrucomicrobiia bacterium, the proteins below share one genomic window:
- the rho gene encoding transcription termination factor Rho encodes MPRASTKKPRAPRASKARTPQQATFAEMPATETVTAPAAVEVHDAPAAPAELQPPTRPIETSDSEAVEPPSRKTEGQGTGKDHIATSLHIAKLQAMSMTDLNNMARELGVENFGTMRKHEVIFQILQKNAERAGVLFSEGVLEVLPEGFGFLRSQSFNYLPCPEDIYVSPSQIRRFDLQTGNLIAGQIRPPKDKERFFALLKVEGVDQEDPEKAKDKTHFDNLTPLFPNKRFLLETASDELSTRVLDLVCPIGKGSRGLIVAPPRTGKTVLMQKLANAILKNNPEAYLFILLIDERPEEVTDMERSCRGAEVISSTFDEPPERHVQVAEMVIEKAKRMVEHKRDVVILLDSITRLARAYNTVQPHSGKILSGGVDANALHKPKRFFGAARNIEEGGSLTIIATALVDTGSRMDEVIFEEFKGTGNMEVHLDRSLVDRRIFPSINIERSGTRKEELLYHPDEYNKVVILRRALTGVPPVEAMELMLNKLKKTGSNIEFLLGMSVG; translated from the coding sequence ATGCCTAGAGCCAGTACGAAGAAGCCAAGAGCTCCACGCGCATCAAAGGCGCGAACGCCACAACAGGCGACGTTTGCTGAAATGCCTGCGACAGAGACCGTGACCGCACCTGCTGCAGTGGAAGTCCATGACGCCCCGGCCGCTCCCGCGGAACTCCAGCCGCCCACTCGTCCAATCGAGACCAGCGATTCCGAAGCCGTCGAGCCGCCGTCACGGAAGACCGAGGGGCAGGGGACCGGCAAGGATCATATCGCGACTTCGTTGCACATCGCGAAGCTGCAGGCGATGTCGATGACAGATCTGAACAACATGGCCCGCGAGCTGGGGGTTGAGAATTTCGGCACGATGCGAAAGCACGAGGTCATATTCCAGATCCTGCAGAAGAACGCTGAGCGCGCCGGCGTGCTGTTCTCCGAAGGGGTTCTCGAGGTTCTGCCGGAAGGTTTTGGTTTTTTGCGGTCGCAGAGTTTTAATTATTTGCCGTGCCCTGAGGACATCTACGTCTCGCCGTCGCAGATTCGCCGCTTTGATCTGCAAACAGGGAACCTGATCGCTGGCCAGATCCGGCCGCCGAAGGACAAGGAGCGTTTTTTCGCTCTTCTCAAAGTCGAAGGCGTGGATCAGGAGGACCCTGAGAAGGCCAAGGACAAGACGCATTTTGATAACCTGACGCCGTTGTTTCCGAACAAGCGGTTCCTTCTCGAAACGGCTTCCGACGAACTCTCGACCCGCGTTCTGGACCTTGTCTGCCCGATCGGCAAAGGTTCGCGCGGACTCATCGTCGCCCCGCCGCGCACGGGCAAGACCGTGCTGATGCAGAAACTTGCGAATGCCATCCTGAAGAACAACCCGGAAGCGTATCTTTTCATTTTGCTGATCGATGAGCGTCCTGAAGAAGTTACTGACATGGAACGTTCCTGTCGTGGCGCCGAAGTGATCAGCTCGACCTTCGATGAACCGCCGGAGCGGCATGTGCAGGTGGCGGAAATGGTGATTGAGAAGGCGAAACGCATGGTCGAGCACAAGCGCGACGTTGTGATCCTGCTGGATTCAATCACCCGCCTCGCGCGCGCCTACAACACCGTGCAGCCGCATTCGGGAAAGATTCTATCGGGCGGTGTGGATGCCAACGCGCTGCACAAGCCGAAGCGCTTTTTCGGCGCGGCGCGAAATATTGAGGAAGGCGGATCGCTGACGATTATCGCCACCGCCCTCGTCGACACCGGGTCCCGCATGGATGAAGTGATTTTCGAGGAGTTCAAGGGCACGGGAAACATGGAAGTCCACCTGGATCGTTCGCTTGTCGACCGGCGCATCTTTCCGTCGATTAACATTGAACGCTCTGGAACGCGCAAGGAAGAGCTGCTGTATCACCCGGACGAGTACAACAAGGTTGTCATTCTTCGGCGGGCGCTGACCGGAGTTCCGCCGGTCGAGGCGATGGAGCTCATGCTGAACAAATTGAAGAAAACGGGCAGCAATATTGAATTTTTGCTCGGGATGAGTGTCGGTTAG
- the rpiB gene encoding ribose 5-phosphate isomerase B, which produces MKTVLFVCTGNVCRSPMAEGIFRHVVQGRGSYRVMSAGLGAMEGQPPSAHAVRAARELGIDITNQRSRMLTPELVHQADYIFGMTHSHVDTVMLLYPNAAEKTFLLREFDETLDTFEKDISDPIGGSYEVYVNCRDQIEQGIVSLLRFIEHGGHAPIDGKGVAVAIGADHAGFDLKEAVRKHLEQRGLSVADFGTHSKDSTDYPDYAHAVSQAVSNGRAQFGILICTTGIGMSIAANKVPGVRAALVSDEQTAAVTRQHNDANVVCIAAKTTPTDMAERIVDTFLESKFEGGRHERRVSKMETSFIRRELKLKTVDPEIASAIDHERVRQQENIELIASENFTSPAVMEAQGSVLTNKYAEGYPRKRWYGGCENVDVVEQLAIDRARQLFGAEHANVQPHSGSGANMAVYFAMLKPGDKMLTMDLSHGGHLTHGNKANFSGKFFEIVHYGVRKEDERIDYDQLARMAREHKPRMITVGASAYPRIIDFKRMGEIAREVGALLLADIAHIAGLVAAGIHPSPIDHADFVTTTTHKTLRGPRGGLILCRERYAKEIDSQAFPGIQGGPLMHVIAAKAVCFQEALQPTFVEYQKQIVRNAAALAEGMKQNGFRLISGGTDNHLMLVDVGAKNLTGKDCQIALDEAGITTNKNTIPFETRSPFQASGVRLGTPAVTTRGMKEQEMAAIADMISEVLMDIKNVDTITKVRQRVRELTARFPLPY; this is translated from the coding sequence ATGAAGACGGTTCTTTTTGTTTGCACGGGCAATGTCTGCCGAAGTCCAATGGCGGAAGGCATCTTTCGCCACGTGGTCCAGGGACGCGGCAGTTACCGCGTGATGTCGGCGGGCCTGGGGGCGATGGAAGGCCAGCCACCCAGCGCCCATGCCGTGCGTGCCGCGAGGGAACTTGGGATCGACATCACCAACCAGCGCAGCCGGATGCTCACGCCGGAGTTGGTGCACCAGGCGGATTATATCTTCGGGATGACCCACAGCCACGTTGACACAGTGATGCTCCTGTATCCGAATGCGGCCGAGAAGACGTTTTTGCTTCGCGAATTCGACGAAACCCTCGACACGTTTGAAAAGGACATCAGCGATCCCATCGGCGGTTCGTATGAGGTTTACGTGAATTGCCGTGATCAAATTGAACAGGGGATCGTGTCGCTGCTTCGGTTTATCGAGCACGGCGGGCACGCTCCGATCGATGGGAAGGGAGTGGCTGTTGCGATTGGGGCTGACCATGCTGGATTCGACTTGAAAGAGGCCGTACGGAAGCATTTGGAACAGCGCGGTTTGAGCGTTGCTGATTTTGGAACGCATTCAAAGGATTCCACGGATTACCCGGATTACGCGCATGCAGTCAGCCAGGCTGTTTCAAATGGGAGAGCGCAGTTTGGCATTCTCATTTGCACGACCGGCATTGGCATGAGCATCGCGGCAAACAAAGTGCCGGGTGTTCGTGCCGCCCTTGTTTCAGACGAACAGACGGCAGCCGTTACACGCCAGCACAATGATGCCAATGTTGTCTGCATTGCGGCGAAGACAACGCCAACTGACATGGCGGAACGGATCGTCGATACGTTTCTCGAATCAAAATTTGAAGGCGGCCGTCACGAGCGCCGCGTCAGCAAAATGGAAACCTCATTTATCCGTCGCGAATTGAAACTGAAAACCGTCGATCCCGAAATCGCCAGCGCCATCGACCACGAACGTGTCCGGCAGCAGGAAAACATCGAACTGATTGCCAGCGAAAACTTCACAAGTCCCGCGGTGATGGAAGCCCAGGGTTCAGTGCTGACAAACAAGTATGCGGAAGGATATCCGCGGAAGCGCTGGTACGGGGGATGTGAGAATGTGGACGTGGTTGAGCAGCTCGCAATCGATCGCGCACGGCAGTTGTTCGGAGCCGAACACGCGAACGTCCAGCCGCATTCCGGATCGGGCGCAAATATGGCCGTCTACTTTGCGATGCTGAAGCCCGGCGACAAGATGTTGACCATGGACCTCAGCCACGGAGGACATCTGACGCATGGAAACAAAGCCAACTTCTCAGGCAAGTTTTTCGAAATCGTTCACTATGGGGTTCGCAAAGAGGATGAACGCATCGATTACGATCAGCTCGCCCGGATGGCTCGTGAGCACAAGCCGCGCATGATCACTGTCGGCGCCAGCGCTTATCCGCGGATCATTGATTTCAAGCGCATGGGCGAGATCGCCCGTGAAGTGGGGGCGCTGCTATTGGCTGACATTGCGCACATCGCGGGCTTGGTGGCGGCGGGTATTCATCCAAGCCCGATCGATCATGCCGATTTTGTAACGACGACAACGCACAAGACTCTGCGGGGACCGCGTGGGGGACTGATCCTTTGCCGCGAGCGGTACGCAAAGGAGATCGACTCACAGGCCTTCCCTGGAATCCAGGGCGGACCATTGATGCACGTGATTGCCGCCAAGGCGGTGTGTTTCCAGGAAGCGTTGCAGCCAACGTTCGTTGAATACCAGAAACAGATCGTTCGCAATGCCGCGGCCCTGGCCGAAGGCATGAAGCAGAACGGTTTCCGCCTGATCAGTGGCGGCACCGACAACCATCTGATGCTTGTTGACGTGGGTGCCAAGAACCTGACTGGAAAGGATTGCCAGATCGCGCTCGACGAGGCTGGAATCACGACCAACAAGAACACCATTCCATTTGAAACGCGATCCCCGTTCCAGGCAAGTGGCGTTCGCCTGGGCACGCCGGCGGTCACGACGCGCGGTATGAAGGAGCAGGAAATGGCGGCGATTGCCGACATGATCAGCGAGGTCCTGATGGACATCAAGAATGTTGACACCATCACCAAAGTGCGCCAACGTGTCCGCGAACTCACTGCAAGGTTCCCCTTGCCTTATTGA
- a CDS encoding S41 family peptidase, translated as MTRTGISSLICLCVAGMALAKGAAPADAPDFTEVYQLIRTNANVNDAELQRAAVRGLVSELSPRAQWITNTATQPSETEIITRSSVFEDNLAYVRIGAVSSMLPASLQKVIQQHSSSIKLTGVVIDLRYTSGTDYEAAGKSAELFIPGAQPLLKWSDEVVSSTAKTDTIQLPLAILVNRNTSGAAEALAAVLRSTGAGLILGNRTAGHGFIVRDYPLRDGSTLRLAADPVSLANGTLIGTNGVKPDIDVTVSAEEERVYYADAFSVARTDSLRAMTNGVGTNQLAGARRTRFGEAELVREHRAGIRRGGGSDAPEMPGETPQPGRPGNSQSDNNSANPHRPVVNDPALARALDLLKGLAVVRQSRL; from the coding sequence ATGACACGAACCGGGATATCCTCTCTTATTTGCCTTTGCGTGGCTGGAATGGCCCTTGCAAAAGGTGCTGCGCCAGCCGACGCGCCGGATTTTACGGAGGTGTATCAGCTGATTCGCACCAACGCGAACGTGAATGATGCGGAGTTGCAGCGCGCGGCAGTCCGCGGGCTGGTATCGGAACTCAGCCCCCGCGCGCAGTGGATCACAAACACTGCCACGCAGCCGTCCGAAACGGAAATCATTACACGTTCGAGCGTCTTTGAAGACAACCTCGCGTATGTGCGAATTGGCGCGGTGAGTTCCATGCTGCCAGCCAGTCTGCAAAAGGTGATCCAGCAGCACAGTTCTTCCATCAAGCTCACGGGCGTGGTCATAGACCTTCGCTACACGAGTGGGACGGATTACGAGGCAGCGGGGAAGAGCGCGGAACTGTTCATTCCGGGTGCGCAGCCATTGTTGAAGTGGTCGGATGAAGTGGTTTCCTCCACGGCCAAGACCGATACCATTCAGCTGCCGCTCGCAATCCTGGTGAATCGCAATACCTCCGGGGCGGCTGAGGCATTGGCAGCGGTGCTGCGTTCCACCGGGGCCGGACTGATCCTTGGAAACAGGACTGCCGGGCACGGTTTCATCGTGCGTGACTACCCGCTCAGGGACGGCAGCACGTTACGACTGGCTGCGGACCCGGTTTCGCTCGCGAACGGAACCCTTATTGGAACAAACGGCGTGAAGCCGGATATCGATGTCACGGTCTCGGCAGAAGAAGAGCGGGTATATTATGCCGACGCCTTTTCGGTCGCGCGCACCGACAGCTTGAGGGCGATGACGAATGGTGTTGGCACCAATCAATTGGCCGGAGCGCGGCGAACGCGTTTTGGTGAGGCTGAACTGGTTCGCGAACATCGTGCCGGAATTCGCCGGGGGGGTGGCAGCGACGCGCCGGAAATGCCGGGGGAAACTCCTCAGCCGGGGCGCCCGGGCAACTCTCAATCCGACAATAATTCCGCCAATCCACACCGCCCAGTGGTCAACGACCCCGCGCTCGCAAGGGCATTGGACCTGCTAAAGGGACTTGCTGTGGTGCGCCAGTCGCGGCTTTGA
- a CDS encoding HDOD domain-containing protein: MTSPSVADLIAGIPSSLGSYGPVLEEIEAAMNSPQSNLVTVGDAIEKDPDLTARLLRLANSSFYGFSSRVGTVTEAISLIGVQQVEDLILVSSVVERFAGVSAEGLSMKSFWRHSLAVGVAARLLASELKLPGMDKYFVAGMLHDIGRLVLLCEAPAWAEKVFSLHGRERVLLRDAETRVLGFDHQQIAAVLLKEWRYPGTLVEAVGCHHQPFMAQIAVELASTVHLADYVVHALEIGASGERFVPPLNAKACQKIRFHTGLLPSLVARIDEQIAAVEDVFLRSVRQ, from the coding sequence ATGACTTCCCCCAGCGTCGCCGATTTGATTGCAGGCATTCCTTCTTCGCTGGGCTCCTACGGGCCAGTTTTGGAAGAGATCGAGGCGGCAATGAATTCGCCCCAGTCGAACCTCGTGACCGTGGGAGATGCCATTGAGAAGGATCCGGATCTCACCGCCCGGCTTCTTCGGCTGGCGAACAGCTCGTTCTATGGATTTTCCAGCCGGGTGGGAACGGTCACGGAAGCGATCAGCCTTATCGGCGTGCAGCAGGTCGAGGATTTGATCCTGGTATCCAGCGTGGTGGAGCGGTTTGCGGGCGTTTCTGCCGAGGGGCTCAGCATGAAGTCGTTCTGGCGGCATTCACTCGCGGTGGGAGTCGCGGCCCGATTGCTGGCGAGCGAGCTGAAATTGCCGGGGATGGACAAGTATTTCGTTGCCGGAATGCTGCATGACATCGGCCGCCTGGTGTTGCTGTGCGAGGCCCCGGCGTGGGCCGAGAAAGTGTTCTCGCTGCACGGGCGCGAGCGAGTTTTGCTGCGCGATGCTGAGACGCGCGTTCTCGGTTTTGATCACCAGCAAATCGCAGCCGTCCTGCTGAAGGAATGGCGCTACCCGGGAACGCTGGTTGAAGCCGTGGGTTGTCATCATCAGCCGTTCATGGCGCAGATTGCGGTTGAGCTGGCTTCGACGGTCCATCTCGCCGATTACGTGGTGCACGCCCTGGAGATCGGCGCGTCGGGAGAGCGTTTTGTCCCGCCGTTGAATGCCAAGGCCTGCCAGAAAATCCGCTTTCACACTGGATTGCTGCCGTCCCTTGTCGCGAGGATCGACGAGCAGATTGCGGCCGTGGAGGATGTCTTCCTGAGGAGTGTCCGGCAATGA
- a CDS encoding response regulator, which yields MVLLVEDDQNDVFLVERALRQAGIAAPMHNATNGQEAIDYLQGKEQFGDREAYPLPYLILLDIRMPYMNGLEFLQWLKEHPAFGNIAVVMLTSSFAEREHQAAMELGALDILGKPPSSAKLQEVFGIVQPVSRAGSD from the coding sequence ATGGTTTTACTGGTGGAGGATGATCAGAACGACGTGTTTCTGGTGGAACGCGCGTTGCGTCAGGCGGGCATCGCGGCTCCGATGCACAATGCGACGAATGGACAGGAGGCGATCGACTACCTGCAAGGAAAGGAACAATTTGGGGATCGTGAGGCGTATCCTCTGCCTTATCTGATTCTGCTGGATATTCGCATGCCGTACATGAATGGCTTGGAATTCCTGCAATGGCTCAAGGAACATCCGGCTTTTGGAAACATTGCAGTAGTCATGCTGACATCTTCCTTCGCGGAAAGGGAACACCAGGCAGCAATGGAATTGGGCGCGCTCGACATCCTCGGCAAGCCGCCCAGCTCCGCAAAGTTGCAGGAGGTTTTTGGAATTGTTCAACCTGTTTCGCGCGCCGGTTCGGATTGA
- a CDS encoding DUF883 family protein — translation MDTPLEGMNAGKAALARERVTADLKTLARDAEDLLKATAGDLSEKAKAARARLGVALEHAKVTCGELQQQTLAAAKKTDVVIRQHPYETIGIAFGLGLLIGVLATRK, via the coding sequence ATGGATACGCCGCTTGAAGGAATGAACGCAGGGAAAGCAGCTCTCGCGCGCGAACGCGTCACTGCTGATCTAAAAACCCTCGCCCGCGATGCCGAAGATTTGCTGAAAGCAACGGCAGGAGATCTGAGCGAGAAAGCCAAGGCCGCGCGCGCACGCCTCGGCGTGGCCCTGGAGCATGCAAAGGTGACCTGTGGCGAACTGCAGCAACAAACGCTCGCGGCCGCCAAGAAAACGGATGTGGTCATTCGCCAACACCCATACGAGACCATCGGCATAGCATTCGGTCTGGGCCTCCTCATTGGCGTCCTCGCGACGCGGAAGTAG
- the wrbA gene encoding NAD(P)H:quinone oxidoreductase produces MKVLIVYHSAYGHTLQLARAVEEGVKSVAGIEAVFRRAPEFPHIEKELESGEGYSSKVWKEQKSIPVCTVDDLRDADGLLIGSPTRYGNMTAQMKALIDGTASLWLSGAMEGKPAGVFTSTASTHGGQETTCITMMIPLIHLGMVIVGVPYSSPGMIHTEARGGTPYGATTIAGPKGELAPAPEDLTICRIQGKRVAELAKKIRG; encoded by the coding sequence ATGAAAGTCCTCATCGTCTATCACAGCGCCTACGGCCACACACTGCAACTCGCCCGAGCCGTGGAAGAAGGCGTCAAGTCTGTTGCAGGCATTGAAGCGGTCTTTCGGCGCGCGCCCGAATTCCCGCACATTGAGAAGGAGCTCGAATCTGGCGAAGGGTATTCATCCAAGGTTTGGAAGGAACAGAAGAGCATTCCTGTGTGCACGGTGGACGACTTGCGCGATGCGGATGGACTTTTGATCGGATCACCGACGCGTTATGGGAACATGACCGCCCAGATGAAAGCGCTGATCGATGGAACTGCCAGCCTATGGTTATCAGGCGCAATGGAAGGCAAGCCAGCGGGGGTATTTACTTCAACAGCATCGACGCACGGCGGCCAGGAGACCACGTGCATCACGATGATGATTCCGTTAATTCACCTGGGCATGGTGATCGTCGGTGTGCCGTATTCGAGCCCCGGGATGATTCACACGGAGGCCAGGGGAGGAACCCCTTACGGCGCGACGACAATCGCGGGTCCGAAAGGTGAGTTGGCGCCCGCACCTGAAGATTTGACGATCTGCCGCATACAAGGCAAGCGCGTGGCAGAACTGGCCAAAAAAATACGCGGGTAA
- a CDS encoding SOS response-associated peptidase has product MCGRYSMTKKQLRIESRFETLELNFVPRFNIAPTQECTVVRVVGGKLEASQMIWGFRPAWSKAPIINAQAESLHEKAIFSAAIRSRRCLVPADAFYEWRGSRTEKRPMRIGLQSEEPFYFAGLWAEPSDQSAGRETFVLLTTAANSFMATIHSRMPLILGLSECDRWLDATDSDIGALLGEPAGLELKAVEVCSRVNNVRNDDEDCLSPPEQRDLF; this is encoded by the coding sequence ATGTGCGGACGGTATTCGATGACCAAGAAGCAGCTGCGGATCGAATCGCGATTTGAAACGCTCGAACTGAACTTTGTTCCCAGGTTCAATATCGCACCGACACAGGAATGTACGGTTGTCAGGGTTGTCGGAGGCAAGCTGGAGGCTTCACAAATGATCTGGGGTTTCCGGCCAGCCTGGTCCAAGGCTCCCATCATCAACGCGCAGGCGGAGTCACTTCACGAAAAGGCGATCTTCAGTGCGGCGATCCGATCCAGGCGATGCCTGGTTCCTGCGGACGCCTTTTATGAGTGGCGTGGTTCGAGAACGGAGAAGCGGCCAATGCGCATTGGCCTGCAAAGTGAGGAACCGTTCTACTTTGCAGGTCTTTGGGCCGAGCCGTCGGACCAATCGGCGGGCCGGGAGACGTTCGTTCTGCTGACCACCGCAGCCAATAGCTTCATGGCGACGATCCATTCCCGAATGCCGCTGATCCTTGGCCTCTCGGAATGTGATCGATGGCTCGATGCGACTGATTCGGACATCGGCGCTCTGCTGGGTGAGCCGGCCGGGTTGGAACTGAAAGCCGTTGAGGTTTGTTCACGGGTGAACAATGTACGCAACGACGATGAGGATTGCCTTTCGCCGCCTGAGCAGCGGGATCTTTTTTGA
- a CDS encoding CHRD domain-containing protein, with product MKKTLLSLSLVGCLISSAPAAVYQFTALLTGGNEIPANSSPGVGFALVHYDDVASTIEVHALFAALQGTTTAAHIHAPTAAPFSGTAGVATTTPSFAGFPAGVTSGSFSNTLSLTASGTYNPAFITANGGTVAGAESALVAALFAGRSYFNVHTTAYPGGEIRGFFTLVPEPSSFALIATGAAAVAYKVRRKQRNGA from the coding sequence ATGAAGAAGACCCTACTTTCACTTTCGCTGGTCGGTTGCCTCATTTCCTCAGCACCCGCGGCCGTGTATCAATTCACCGCGCTGCTGACAGGAGGCAACGAAATTCCCGCCAACTCATCTCCTGGCGTCGGCTTCGCCCTCGTACATTATGATGACGTTGCCAGCACGATTGAGGTGCATGCGCTGTTTGCGGCCCTGCAGGGGACCACGACCGCAGCCCACATTCATGCGCCGACGGCGGCGCCCTTCAGCGGCACTGCTGGTGTCGCCACAACCACCCCGAGTTTTGCAGGCTTTCCTGCCGGGGTGACCAGCGGATCGTTTTCAAACACGCTGAGCTTGACCGCTTCAGGCACCTATAACCCTGCCTTCATCACGGCCAATGGCGGGACAGTGGCTGGCGCTGAATCAGCATTGGTGGCGGCTTTGTTTGCCGGCCGTTCCTACTTCAACGTCCACACGACCGCGTATCCTGGTGGTGAAATTCGTGGATTCTTCACTTTGGTTCCTGAGCCGAGCTCATTCGCGCTGATCGCGACGGGTGCTGCTGCGGTTGCCTATAAAGTCCGACGCAAGCAACGAAACGGCGCTTAG
- a CDS encoding dihydroxy-acid dehydratase, whose product MGAAARTANGNLVPKPMLFHPANPLAILLWRDAAAWNAGDVEGQLSLFDTKARVTLGDAAVLEGHEQLRLAIQQKLEESRGLVRAELGELRGEPVLLMWQYSKEGPRSPYGMVRARKIKNGRISRADFIVDPAKLAKVRSSGLMPYDSSFLFKGDDCIRSADRAYTADGGLAILYGQLAPEGSVVKTAGISQGFKDYCGPEFVFEGPCVIFENQDDACSGILAGKVKAGDVVIIRNEGPRGGPGMQEMLSPTSYIVGMGLGDKVALVTDGRFSGGTAGACIGHVSPEAAEGGPIGLLREGDRLRIDFPNRRMDILVSETELGERKKQWQPTTRHPGGWLARYQKLVTNASQGGILSI is encoded by the coding sequence ATGGGAGCCGCAGCGCGAACCGCGAACGGCAACCTGGTTCCGAAGCCGATGCTCTTTCATCCGGCAAATCCGCTTGCGATCCTGCTGTGGCGCGATGCGGCAGCCTGGAATGCGGGCGACGTGGAGGGTCAACTTTCGCTGTTCGACACCAAGGCCAGGGTGACGCTCGGAGATGCTGCGGTGCTGGAAGGACACGAGCAGTTGCGCCTGGCGATCCAGCAGAAGCTGGAGGAGTCGCGTGGCCTCGTCCGGGCCGAGTTGGGTGAGCTGAGGGGAGAACCTGTTCTCTTAATGTGGCAATATTCCAAGGAGGGCCCCCGCTCGCCTTACGGAATGGTGCGGGCTCGGAAAATCAAAAATGGGCGCATCAGCCGCGCTGACTTTATTGTCGATCCAGCCAAGCTCGCAAAGGTTCGCTCGAGCGGCCTGATGCCCTACGACTCTTCCTTTCTGTTCAAAGGGGATGACTGCATTCGAAGCGCGGATAGGGCGTACACGGCGGATGGCGGCCTCGCGATTCTCTACGGCCAACTGGCGCCCGAAGGCAGCGTGGTCAAGACGGCGGGGATCAGCCAGGGATTCAAGGACTACTGTGGTCCCGAATTCGTGTTTGAAGGTCCGTGCGTGATCTTCGAGAACCAGGACGACGCGTGTTCCGGGATTTTAGCGGGCAAGGTCAAGGCGGGCGACGTGGTGATCATTCGGAACGAAGGACCGCGGGGTGGCCCCGGAATGCAGGAGATGCTTTCGCCAACAAGCTACATTGTGGGAATGGGATTGGGCGACAAGGTGGCGCTCGTGACCGACGGCCGATTCAGTGGCGGAACTGCGGGAGCTTGCATTGGGCACGTATCACCCGAGGCGGCTGAAGGCGGACCCATTGGGCTGCTGCGGGAAGGGGACCGGCTGCGGATCGATTTTCCGAATCGCCGGATGGACATCCTCGTTTCGGAAACCGAATTGGGTGAACGAAAGAAGCAGTGGCAACCGACCACGCGGCATCCAGGAGGCTGGCTTGCCCGTTATCAAAAGCTGGTTACCAACGCCAGCCAGGGTGGGATTCTTTCAATCTGA
- a CDS encoding DUF1559 domain-containing protein yields MHVVISRPRSSSTRAFTLIELLVVIAIIAILAAMLLPALSSAKERAKRIACTNHLKQIGVGLAMYAGDFNDQVPPCGWADTATTGTDATYDAYQGGTMGQPPLPAQVRNLGYLFETKLIPNGKIFYCMSANDVNGLGAGAATPFMLARTYENYSVNGRWPIYTDGNARIRTGYSYLPQSGARKLSARAIPSRGSVTPPATAKKASEMSAQFAVASDLLYRLDMVPHRSGVKKALALDALFGDGHVRIQNDKRLFDQQNIWTSTMNGQAGGGGIEDKGDNFRWVFMTFQP; encoded by the coding sequence ATGCATGTCGTCATCAGCCGTCCCCGTTCCTCATCGACCCGCGCATTCACTTTGATCGAGTTGCTGGTCGTGATCGCGATCATCGCGATTCTCGCGGCCATGCTTTTGCCTGCGCTCTCTTCGGCAAAGGAACGCGCAAAGCGAATCGCCTGCACGAATCACCTGAAGCAGATCGGCGTTGGCCTTGCAATGTATGCGGGAGATTTCAACGACCAAGTTCCGCCGTGCGGCTGGGCTGATACAGCGACAACCGGCACCGACGCCACCTATGATGCGTATCAAGGTGGAACGATGGGCCAACCTCCGCTGCCCGCCCAGGTGCGTAATCTGGGATATCTTTTTGAGACCAAACTGATTCCCAACGGAAAAATCTTTTATTGCATGAGCGCCAACGACGTCAACGGGTTGGGCGCGGGCGCCGCGACGCCGTTTATGCTGGCGCGGACTTACGAGAATTACTCGGTGAATGGGCGCTGGCCGATTTATACGGACGGCAATGCTCGCATTCGAACCGGCTATTCCTACTTGCCACAATCAGGAGCCCGTAAACTGTCTGCCCGTGCGATTCCAAGCCGTGGCAGCGTCACACCCCCGGCGACTGCAAAGAAGGCATCCGAAATGAGCGCTCAATTCGCAGTGGCGAGCGACCTTCTCTATCGATTGGACATGGTGCCGCACCGCAGTGGAGTGAAGAAGGCGCTGGCCCTCGACGCACTGTTCGGTGACGGACACGTGCGCATCCAGAATGATAAACGCCTGTTCGACCAACAGAACATCTGGACGAGCACGATGAATGGGCAGGCTGGTGGCGGAGGCATTGAAGACAAGGGCGATAATTTCCGCTGGGTCTTCATGACTTTCCAACCTTGA